The DNA window CCCTCTTTCCCCTTCAGCCAACCCCCCTCTTTTCCCCTTCAGCCAACCCCCCTCTTTCCCCTTCAGCCAACCCCCCTCTTTCCCCTTCAGCCAACCCCCCTCTTTCCCCTTCAGCCAACCCCCCTCTTTCCCCTTCAGCCAACCCCCCTCTTTCCCCCTTCAGCCAACCCCCCTCTTTTCCCCTTCAGCCAACCCCCCTCTTTCCCCTTCAGCCAACCCCCCTCTTTCCCCTTCAGCCAACCCCCCTCTTTCCCCTTCAGCCAACCCCCCTCTTTTCCCCTTCAGCCAACCCCCCTCTTTCCCCTTCAGCCAACCCCCCTCTTTTCCCCTTCAGCCAACCCCCCTCTTTCCCCTTCAGCCAACCCCCCTCTTTTCCCCTTCAGCCAACCCCCCTCTTTCCCCTTCAGCCAACCCCCCTCTTTCCCCCTTCAGCCAACCCCCCTCTTTCCCCCTTCAGCCAacccccctcttcccccccccccccccccccccccccccacaatacATGTCTCCTACTTCAGTCGTAAAACATCCACAACGGCAATGTAGGAGCATCAATTAGCAAAGGCATAGTCACGATCTAACTGTAAAAAACACATCCCAAAAACCCGAGGGCTATTGTTGCACTATTTTGTCACAGTCAGTCAAAAGGTTAGCGTGACACAGACAGGCATCTGTTCACCGTCGCTCTGTCAAAACTCTATTGAAATCAAATGAAAGAGCCACGGCTGACCTGAGCATGGCACAACAAACTCTATCTGTGTTGACATGCAAAACACACTTGAACAGAATGCCGCGCAGAAAATAAATGCACCGCCTCTTGATAACCGTATGTCGCTGATTACGCCTTAGCTCGCTCGCCTGCATACCTGTGCAGGTATGATTCACAACACGACCAAGACGCAAATAAACGTTCTGTTGTTGCTAACCATAGACTCTGTGTTAACTACCGTGAGAATCAGCTGACAGATCATGTCCTGCTTTTATCAGTTGAGAAAATAGAACTTGTAAACAAAGTGATACGGCAGACGCTCGCAGTCACAAATACTTTGCAAATGTTATTAAAGGAATTCAGAGACAGAAATTGCAAACATgtcacagacagatagaccgacacacacacacacaaacacacacacacacacacacacacacacacacacacacacacacacacacacacacacacacacaaacacacacacactactcacaatCACCCCACCACATCGAAATCACCAAAATGCACGGACGCTCTGTCAGCATAATTATATTCACGTGCAGATCAGTTTAATGCCCATATAAGGATGATATGATGACGATAATGGAGGATCCGGCTCAATTACGCCTTATATGGCACACGAAGTGTGTCAGTGTACCGTTGTCCATTTACAGGTATATCGATCTAGACGAACATTCCCATTGTAATGTGCATTTGATCGGTCACGTGACAAGGTACGTGTTATTGCTGTGTGCAGCTGATTGCTGTATATAGCGTTGTCCATTTACAGGTATATCGATCAAGACGAACATTCCCATTGTAATGTGCATCTGATCGGTCACGTGACAAGGTGTTATTGCTGTGTGCAGCTGATTGCTGTAGCGTTGAATGATGGGTGCTAATGAGGAACGTAGGAGTCATGCTTGTTTACCAAAGTAAGAACCACGTGACCTTACTGCCCTTGATGAGTGTGTTCATAAACTGAACCACGATTGTATTTGGTgtctgtggggggggggggagtgaagggttgggaagagagagagagagagagagaaagagagagagagagagagagagagagagagagagagagagagagagtgagattcacacacacacacacacacacacacacacacacacacactgaatacATCAAAGGGATTATTGAAGCACCATCTCTCTCCCTTTGTACCCTTCTCTATCCCCCTCCTTCCCAATATTTCtcctaccacccccccccccgctttgTTCGTCGCTCAAATATAATTTTTAATGGACGAGGACAGTAGGCCCAAATCCTAACCTTTGGAAAGAGAAAAGGCTTTTGATGGCTCTGATCTGATACCCTTGATCCGTGGTTTGGCAGATTAAGGCCTCAGAAATATGCAGGCAATCCTAAAGTGACATGCACCGTCACTTCAGTCTCGAGGAGTGCGTGCAGCTGGGCTTCATTTGAACCGGCAGTTTACACTTCGAACAATATTCCAAGATACAGGTGAGCTTATACAGAgtaaacaacaccaacaactactaAATATCGATTACCTTGCAGCTTTgtattaggcacaaaaaaaaaaaaataggtgtggttacggtaacatagccaaaaaaaaatagggtaggaagataggcaatcactttttttttaaacttttttttctaatgtgtacaaattaaacgtacttgacagggaaataagtgtgcgactcgggcgattttgctttcattgcgttttctgcactcgttttttttgggtttttttgttttgacaaatgtaataaaaagttatagggtcggcccctaaaaaatagggtaggtcgggttaccgtaaccacacctatttttgttttagGCCTTACGTCAACCACAAGGAAGTTACCTTTCTTCCACGGAAAAAAACAAATACTGTAACGTCAAAACAGAATGGCACAAAAGGACTACACACTCTCACTCTGTTTGTCacagtctctcgctctcacttcAAGTTCACTTCCAGGAGTAATTCAGACATCAAACCCCCAGCATTCAATCAATCGGAGACACAAGCACCTGAATTATTTATGTGCACGTGACCGCGTGCTTCACGTCACTCTTTAACTCCGCCAGCAGACGATAATGAGTTCACATTCCAGAGAGGTCACGGTACCGGGGCAGGTGGCATGAATACTTTATCTCGAATACTTTATCATTCTTCGCACAATCTTACCTACCAGGCGACCGGTGGCACAAACGTACCGGAGCACAGAGTCCAAGCCACTCCGAAACGACTCAACGCAGAAAACTGTTCTGTCTGTCCAAACTCATCGCGGAAACTGTTCTGTCTGTCCAAACTCATCGCGGAAACTGTTCTGTCTGTCCAAACTCATCGCGGAAACTGTTCTGTCTGTCCAAACTCATCGCGGAAACTGTTCTGTCTGTCCAAACTCATCGCGGAAACTGTTCTGTCTGTCCAAACTCATCGCGGAAACTGTTCATTATGTGTCTGATAAGAACAGATAGCGACGTAATAACaccaataccccccccccccccccccccccggcatcGTACAGTTCATTTTGTGCCAAAAGTCCAAAGTACGCCGATTCGACTCATTATTAAATATAGTTCATTTTGAGCCCGATAACGACATAACGGGGCGTAATACCCGTTCTTTGGAGTCACATCCCCTGGCCACAAAGGCGTCACTGGGTTACTGCCGTTGAAACAAATCCTCAGGTTTCCGTTACGTGTGTTTCATGTTCCAGTGACGACTGTCAATGGGGTATACGTGACAGTCACGGGTTGTGCCATCGCTTTCaggatttagagagagagagagagagagagagagagagagagagaaagagagaggtgggggagagagagagagaggtgggggagagagaggtggggggagagagaggtggagggagagagagagagagagggagataagagagagagagagagatagggagatgagagagagaggtgggggagagagaggtgggggagagagaggtgggaatagagagagtgagggggagagagagggggggggtgttgtaccTCGACATATACCGTGCTGCTCTGAGACAAGTACAAGAATAACCTGAGCTCGCTTCACAAAAATGAGAGATCGGATGACAAAATGACAGCTTTCACGTAGTTAGGAATTAACGCCAGCTCTGCATAACTTGGAAAGCTATACCCCTAATGGGACATTATAGCCATAAATAGCTCACTTCATGCTTAATCCCATTACAAATAAGagagacaaagcaaacaaaagatAACTCACGACATGGCATGGTGTAATAAGAGTGAATGCAAAGAAAAGACAACCCATTTCCTGCCAAATCAACCGTCTGCGcccaagcaaaacaaacaatgaTTATTCTGACAAGAACTAGGACACGACCACAACCACAACCTAAAGTGCTGTTCATATGGAGATTTTCTACCAACTACCAACCAAAAATATTCAATataaaatattaaaacaaatcaaacaattaaaacaaatcaaacaacCAACATCGACAACACGTTTCACCCTCTCCCGTATTACCCAGGACAATGGGGTCAGCAATGCCAAGGCTATACTTATTGTTGTGTTGTGGGCAAGGCAGGTAAGACCAAGGCTATCTACCTATTGTTGTGTTGTGGGAAAGGCAGGTAAGACCAAGGCTATCTACcaattgttgtgttgtgtgaaagGCAGGTAAGACCAAGGCTATCTACctattgttgtgttgtgtgaaagGCAGGGAAGACCAAGGCTATCTACctattgttgtgttgtgtgaaagGCAGGTAAGACCAAGGCTATCTACctattgttgtgttgtgtgaaagGCAGGGAAGACCAAGGCTATCTACctattgttgtgttgtgtgaaagGCAGGGAAGACCAAGGCTATCTAGCaattgttgtgttgtgtcaaaGGCAGGGAAGACCAAGGCTATCTACctattgttgtgttgtgtgaaagGCAGGGAAGACCAAGGCTATCTACctattgttgtgttgtgtgaaagGCAGGGAAGACCAAGGCTATCTACCaattgttgtgttgtgtcgaAGGCAGGGAAGACCAAGGCTATCTACctattgttgtgttgtgtgaaagGCAGGTAAGACCAAGGCTATCTACcaattgttgtgttgtgtgaaagGCAGGTAAGACCAAGGCTATCTACCTATTGTTGGGGTGTTTTGTGAAAGGCAGGTAAGACCAAGGCTATCTACcaattgttgtgttgtgtgaaagGCAGGGAAGACCAAGGCTATCTACctattgttgtgttgtgtgaaagGCAGGTAAGATCAAGGCTATCTACctattgttgtgttgtgtggaaGGCAGGTAAGACCAAGGCTATCTACCTATTGTTGGGGTGTTTTGTGAAAGGCAGGTAAGACCAAGGCTATCTACcaattgttgtgttgtgtgaaagGCAGGGAAGACCAAGGCTATCTACctattgttgtgttgtgtgaaagGCAGGGAAGACCAAGGCTATCTACctattgttgtgttgtgtgaaagGCAGGTAAGACCAAGGCTATCTACcaattgttgtgttgtgtgaaagGCAGGTAAGACCAAGGCTATCTACCTATTGTTGTGTTGTGGGAAAGGCAGGTAGAGGTTCGGGCACGATTGTTCCAGTGACATTGTTATGGGTGTGTCCAGTCAGGCACGTACTGACGTTGGCTATCAGACTGACCCGTGCTGCCTCGGAAAGGGTCAGTGAGTTCTCACAGGTAAcacagcattccacacatcgGGGAATGGTAAGTggatcagggccggactaccgggggggttatgggggttgcgcaaccccccccctagcctaaacatgtaccttacttatttaatattttttttattattgcttattttatgccgtttcatgcaaggagcgaccattttcctatctcagaatatgacctacccgtcagcttcagggggcttcaccccctgacccccacaacgagggggagggggggtgtgggttctagggtttctggaccccccccagccaaaaaataaaaatattgaatgaggtatgcatttctttattttacattgagtttcaatttttggggtattaatcagtgacaaaatctgctgcctgaaactggtaatgatcatcctcagaatgcaccagattgcaccattttgcatcctttttttcaaaattttccgggggggcatgcccccggacccccctagcaagctaggcgcttcgcgccgtcggctcggcgcttcgcgccttcacacccatatcttcacaatatacttttgaaaaaaaaacggtcataaaatgaactgatccgcccctgccgccaggggggacatccccctgggctaccactggcaaccccccccctcctcttcgcctagtccggccctgtggatacagtggaaccccctgttaagacctccacaaatccgagaaaatcaggtcttaaactgaaaggagggagtcttaaaaatgtGGGTACAAATATTGACGTTATGAATAGAAGATTTAAACAAGAAAACCCAAGGTCTTAAACAGGGGAAGTCTTaaagtggggggagggggggcggctTAAAAGGGGGCTCCACTGTATAAGATTGTGGGTAGGTTTTCTTTCCGACTTAAAGATCCACAGATGCAGCATCATAGACCTTGCGAATTGTAACATTTCAATGTGAAAACAGCAGATTCAAGTTGTACAAGGCTTGGTGACGAGGTAATCCACAAAACACGTCATACTGGGTTGAGATAATCCCTACGATAATCACAAAGACATAGCAATACCTAACCGAAACTGCGGCTATGGCCGTTATGACACCACGTCATTAATACAATACCAGTACGTACGGTTCGGAAAGTCAACGCTTGCAACAAACAGGTGTTCAATAATTGGGGACGTCAACTTGATATTAACAAATAATAAGAGGTCTCAATAGAAGCAAATCCGCTGTCATCAACTTTAAAATATTGACGATGTACGACATCTGGGAGGGCTTGTCAAAAGGTAACATGACAATAACAACATAACACTAGCTTCCTCATATCAATTCCAAATGCGAACCCgtaacaaacacaaaccaacacaagACAATTAAGCACCCACCCATTGCGCCACCACTGGCGGTCAGACTGAAGCTGTGGTCAGATAAATGGAAGAGGATTCCACTTGTTCCCCCGAGTCTCGTGCCAGCAACCTCCAGCAAACCGGCAAACAATTGCTAACTCATTTCTCTCACCCCGCTGACAATCTGAAGCCAGGTCAGTGGCAGTCGTCCCATTCAACCGGCACATTGAGATGAGGACCGGAGGCATGCGAAGAATGTCATAGGACGGGAGACGATCACTGCCAGTGACGGGAGAATGGTAGCAGTTAATTGTGCCTGGGTAATTGAACTGTGGGGATTTATGTGTCAAGGGGTAAGTACCTCATTTGCGTGCACGCGCACGTACTCAGTttaaaagagagcatgacatcCAGTAAATGGTCAATTTGGGCGGGAATTTTCTTGTGGAATGACTGACTGAGTTGAACTTTTGAAGCCTTCTCAGACACATTGGGGCCTGGGCGGTTTCAGGTTTGCAGACTTTCGGATATACAAAGGCATGAATGAGTGGAGAaaaacaatctctctctctctctctctctctctctctctctctctctctctctctctctctctctctctctctctctctctctctctctctctctctctcgtcatcACAATAACATGATGACGTCTGCACTGTCTTCAATAAACCGATTCTCACACAAATAAACAGTACATCACGAATACGGCGTGTTAGTCTTTTGAAGCACAGTCGAAGCTGCCAAATGTTGGAACAGAATGGCTTAGCAACATCCGCCCAAACCATCAAGGAACCTGAAAATGGACCAATAGACTTCTCAGTCAGGCTGCCAAACCCATCTAGCCAAACTAtagaaaacacaaaacagccATCAGTCGCACTGACATCCGCTCAGTAGAGGACCCCACAAGGTGGCGCTGACAGGTCCACAAAGCGCGACCAACAAGTGTTTTATCAACACACAATGCAACAAAGAAATATGTGGGCTAAACACAGGATTAGACCTCCAGATTACAGAGACTCTAGACCCTGCCAGAGACGTTCTAAAACCAGAAACACTCGAAGACTAGAACGCGCCAAAGACCGAGAAGACTCTTGAAAGGCTTATGACTGTTCCAAGCACAACCAGCAGAGAAACTAGCAGCGAACGCTCGTCAATGTGGACCAAAGGGGCGTAACAATGTCTCGGCGTCGGCCTGAAGGGGAAACGGCTTGAGGGCAAGAATTCCTCGCTGAGTTATCGAGGTCTGGCACTAGGAATAGCTAATCTTGTTATAGCCAGACACTTGTAAGATGAAAGTCCTTACAATGGCGTAATAATAAACTGTAATCCTACGCGAAACGCGTCAAGGTAAACAGCTTGAGGACAAGGAATGGAGAGAGGCACCTTAATTAAGATaccactaccccctccccccccacacacacacacagacacacgcacgcgctaaataaatacaaaacaGAAGTAGTCACAGTAAAATATTTCTTATTCTTGAATATGAGTGTTGAAAAATAAAGCTCTAACAGTCATTTCCACATTGTATTTGTGCATACTCGTTTTGCTCATGCATATATCAATATGTCTTTTGAGAGGTACTCAATACTTGGACCTCGGGTAAACTAATTTCACCTGATAATGTAAACATCCACAGAGAATTAGGACTGTCATGGATCCTCAAAGGTACCGAAAACAGCAGACATGATAATCCCCCTGGTGACACGTAACTTCCGCTGCTGTAAAAAGGCACACCAACTCTGGGCGTTCCTGTTCCCGCTTACTCCCCACCCGGCCCCTTCCTAGTCAAAGTACCCTCCTTCTcatccaccccctccccaccccctttcCCATCAAGTACTGATTGTATCCCGGCTTTGTGTGAGCAGACGGACTCTAACTTATGTGCATATCTTTCATAATTATCTGCAATAGTGTTTTGGTCGACCGTTCTCAGTAAAGAATAAAATATAATACAAAAAGTATTTCCAAAGAAAATCGTTCGTTAGACTACATGTATAGCTTAGGATCATTACTTTAAGCTTGTTGGTTGTAGTTGATTCtaaaatgtttaattttttaatgcttttattttaataattatTACTTATTAAAACCAATTCACATTTTTGAGTTACTGAAATACTTATGTCAGATATACACATAAAAGGCCCGATTGATTACAAGAGTGTTGAAAGCAGGTTTGAGTTAGCGTGCATGTATTGTATGGTATTAGTGTACATTTAACAACGTGCTGTCCCCTACCGGAGAACAAAGACACTGATAGGTGTAAAGCGAGAAGCTGTCAAGAGGCGTTTAgagaacaaagacacacacactcagataacaaagacacacacactcagagaacaaagacacacacactcagagcaCCCAGCGACTCAACGCTTGTTCAGGAATTAAACGGTGTCGTTAGCTCGTGAAATGgatcttgtttgaagagaataCACagacatatcatatatatatcccCCCCCACTACTCCCGGAAGCCCTACACTGGAGTGGGGTGGCCGCCTGGACGGGTGGCGGGATGGAGGGAGTTAGCTAAATCGTGATTATAACATGACTGTCCAACCGCGAAACCGATGATACTGTGCCCTGGCACAACGCAGCGCACGTTGAAGTCATCGTGTGCAAAAACACTAATTTACTAACTTATAAGGTTAAAACTATCCATGCAACAGAACAGCCTATCCCCTCTCgatctctcttctctctctgtctgtctccatctccccctctctctccatctcccccctctctctctctccatctccccctctctctgtctctctccatctcccccctctctctgtctctctccatctc is part of the Littorina saxatilis isolate snail1 linkage group LG6, US_GU_Lsax_2.0, whole genome shotgun sequence genome and encodes:
- the LOC138969648 gene encoding putative uncharacterized protein DDB_G0271982; translated protein: REKERERERERERERERERPVAQTYRSTESKPLRNDSTQKTREREREIRERERDREMR